In Oncorhynchus keta strain PuntledgeMale-10-30-2019 chromosome 36, Oket_V2, whole genome shotgun sequence, the DNA window CCTGCCACTGAAGGTGATTGTCAATTTTGTACATGTTTTTGACTAAATGTTTTCTTTCTGTCATTTAGGTATGGCCAAACGGGAACAGGGAAGACTTTTACAATGGAAGGAGAAAGATCTCCAAATGAAGAATTTACATGGGAAGAGGTATAACATAACTTGTATCAGATCTGTCAATTAACTtgtttaaaataaaatgttttcagTATTTGTGATTTGAATGGACTTTTTCAGGATCCTCTTGCTGGTATCATTCCCCGGACACTTCATCAGATATTTGAGAAGCTCACTGAAAGTGGGACAGAGTTTTCTGTCAAGGTTTCCTTGCTGGAGATCTACAATGAAGAGTTGTTTGACCTGCTGAGCCCTTTTCCTGACGTCACTGAACGTCTTCAGTTGTTTGATGATCCACGTAACAAGGTACTAACCAGTCTCTTATGTACGTACCTAATGGGTTGAGTTACACGTGTCTGTCAACATGTCACTGCTGCCCCCCCAGGGTGATTTTCTTAATCtaatggtcatattaaaacctgCATTTGACGGTTAAATATCATttctgggcctcccgggtggtgcagtggttaagggtgctgtgcTGCAGCGccggctgtgccaccagagattctgggttcgcgcccaggctctgtcttaACCGGCCGctaccgggaggtctgtggggcgacgcacaattggcctagcgtcgtccgggttagagggtttggccggtagggaaatccttgtctcattttgcaccagcgactcctgtggcgggccgggcgcagtgcgtgctaaccaaggttgccaggtgcacagtgtttcctccgacacattggtgcggctggcttccgggttggatggcgctgtgttaagaagcagtgcggcttggttgggttggttatcggaggacacatgactttcaaccttcgtctctcctgctagttgtagcgatgagacaagatagtagctattaaacaattggataccacgaaattggggaggaataggggtaaaaaataaatatatatttattttaattttaccccttttcctccccaattttgtggtatccaattgtttagtagctactatcttgtctcgtcgctacaactcccggatatctatatctatctatataattcATTTCTGTCCTTCAGAGGGGTGTTATCATCAAAGGCCTAGAAGAAATCACAGTACACAACAAAAATGAGGTATACCAGATTTTGGAGCGTGGATCTGCCAAGAGGAAAACTGCCTCCACACTCATGAATGCCTACTCCAGGTAAACCTGCATGTCTGACCAAATAAACTTGTCTCATACTAAACCACAAGGTGTAAATGTTTAGTTGAGTGTTTGTATTTATCTGCCCCTTTTTGTTTTTCAGCCGCTCTCACTCGGTGTTCTCCGTCACGATTCATATGAAGGAGATAACTGTTGATGGAGAGGAACTGGTCAAGATTGGAAAACTTAACTTGGTATGGTTAACTGGTATTACCTACAAATATATTGTCATGCAGGCTTTACCATTGACATACAAAGATGGATAGCACATTTGACCTGTATGTGCACCTGCTTGTGTTGCCATCAGGAATTCTAGCTAACCTGACCCTCACCTTGTAGGTTGACCTTGCTGGCAGTGAGAACATCGGTCGGTCCGGCGCTGTGGACAAGCGGGCGCGTGAGGCTGGCAACATCAACCAGTCTCTGCTGACACTGGGCAGGGTGATCACTGCACTGGTGGAGAAGAGGCCCCATGTGCCCTACAGGGAGTCCAAACTCACCCGCATCCTCCAGGACTCATTGGGAGGCCGCACTAAGACTTCCATCATTGCCACAGTTTCACCAGCCTCCATCAACTTGGAGGTGTGTTTGTCTGGATTTGTTAATTTCTCTTGGCACCAATGTCTAGATTGATATCTAATTTGATCAATACTCAACTTTTCGTTTCATGAAATCTCCAGGAAACTCTGAGCACACTGGATTATGCCAACAGGGCCAAGAACATCATGAACAAGCCTGAGGTGAACCAGAAGTTGACAAAGAGAACTCTTATCAAGGTATATAAGCACAACAGAACCTCTCAAATTTGAGTATGCATGCTCTGTTTACTTTAAGCATGTGTATTTTATTTGTGGTAAAACATCTGGACTGAAAATATTGCATTTCATCATCAGGAATACACAGAGGAAATTGAGCGTCTAAAACGGGATTTGGCTGCCACTCGTGACAAGAATGGAGTGTATCTGTCATCTGAGAACTATGAGTAAATGCCCATTGTACAACACACAAAAGTTGTGTATGAATCAAATGTTTATTTCTAAAGTCTGAATCCCTTCAAAAGGAGAAAGTATATTTCATTAATCCCCTTAGGAGCATGGCAGCTGCGATATCTTCCCAAGAGGATCACATAACTGAATACACAGAGAAGATTGCTGCAGTGGAGGAGGAACTGAAGAGCGTAAGCTTATTTAGAAAGTACTCATATTTTACTTCCTGTTTTTGGataatcttggccatgttctgttataatctccacccagcacagccagaagaggactggccaccccacatagcctggttcctctctaggtttcttcctaggtgttggcctttctagggagtttttcctagccactgtgcttctacacctgcattgcttgctgtttggggttttaggctgggtttctgtacagcactttgagatatcagctgatgtacgaagggctatataagatttgatttgataagcaGCACCATGGTTACTGGCTCCACTTGACTCATCAAACATGTGtaaccatccctcctccccaGGTTACAGAGCTGTTTGAGGATCGCAAGGAGAAGCTGGACAAGTGTACCAATGACCTGGAGGAGAAGAACCAGAAGCTGCAGGAGACTCACAGGGACCTGCAGAAGACCAAGCAGAAGCTCACTGAGGAGGAGTTTATAGTGTCTGAGCTGTCCACCACCGAGGAGAAACTGTACACCACTGCAGACAAGGTTAGGGTGACATCATTACGACCAGTTAGGACAATGTATAAGGGCTTCTACTAAATGACAAAAATTACACTTGAGTATGTACAGGATATTCAAAACGGTTTTAGTCTAAAGTTATGAGTTAATGTTATCCCAGTTGCTGACAACTGTTGACGAAAGCACCAAAGATGTGTCTGGCCTGCATGCGAAGCTGGAGAGGAAGAAAAAGGTTGAGGAGCACAACTCTGAGATCCAGATGAGTTTCGCAGACTGCATGGATGCTATGTTCAGCCAGATGCAGAAATCTGTAGAAGACCAGCACAGCAAGCACCAGGGCATGCTGGACACCTACAAAACCTCAGTTGGTGAGAATCTTGAAATGGTTCAGTACTTTGAGTGATATGAGCGCATCATAGAATTTGATATCCAATTTTGTCTTTTACTCTCCCCCTCAGAGGGTCTTCTCGTAGTCAACGACAAAGCTTTCAAAGGAGCCATGGCTACTGTAGCCACATCCTTCTGCAGCATCACAGACCTGGTTGCTGATGGCATGACCAAGTGTCAGGCTAAGATGATGGAGCAGGAGATGCTGTGTGTGGAGGCTAAAAACAGTCTGCACCAGGTTTTGGTAAGAAATGAATCTGTCTCTATTGTCTGAtcttttctatttttttgttGCATGCATCTGTATGAATTGAGAGGTGGGAGAGGTTTCATGATAAATGCAATCCTGGGTTAACAGGAGGAGCATAAGCTGGAGCTTGAGGAGGTCCTGGTGGCCCAGGTGTTGCCTGGTCTGAGTGCTGTCATGGCCATGAATGACAGTCTGAGGAAGACACTGGAGACCCACCATGTCCTGGCAGCTAAGGTAAGGGAAGCTGGCTGAAATAATAATACTGTTCTCAAAATACTGTTCTCAAAATACTGTTCTCAAAATACTTTTGAGTA includes these proteins:
- the LOC118369796 gene encoding kinesin-like protein KIF11-B, with translation MSTHNSFSVAKKDEKGRNIQVVVRCRPFNNAERKSAAHGVIDTVENRKEINVRTGGIGDKAARKTYTFDMVFGPSAKQIDVYKSVVCPILDEVIGGYNCTVFAYGQTGTGKTFTMEGERSPNEEFTWEEDPLAGIIPRTLHQIFEKLTESGTEFSVKVSLLEIYNEELFDLLSPFPDVTERLQLFDDPRNKRGVIIKGLEEITVHNKNEVYQILERGSAKRKTASTLMNAYSSRSHSVFSVTIHMKEITVDGEELVKIGKLNLVDLAGSENIGRSGAVDKRAREAGNINQSLLTLGRVITALVEKRPHVPYRESKLTRILQDSLGGRTKTSIIATVSPASINLEETLSTLDYANRAKNIMNKPEVNQKLTKRTLIKEYTEEIERLKRDLAATRDKNGVYLSSENYESMAAAISSQEDHITEYTEKIAAVEEELKSVTELFEDRKEKLDKCTNDLEEKNQKLQETHRDLQKTKQKLTEEEFIVSELSTTEEKLYTTADKLLTTVDESTKDVSGLHAKLERKKKVEEHNSEIQMSFADCMDAMFSQMQKSVEDQHSKHQGMLDTYKTSVEGLLVVNDKAFKGAMATVATSFCSITDLVADGMTKCQAKMMEQEMLCVEAKNSLHQVLEEHKLELEEVLVAQVLPGLSAVMAMNDSLRKTLETHHVLAAKMESVKVETTSFFSSHAQDLATLRETATEGLGSLKTEHDNLKEQISRADKAHQTGMTQVIQCLQNQLNLLAMETQNNYAGLMNASDALQVPIQSLQQTLQTRCSVSENQTATQKERLESTTASLISEVQQTAQEAMRTVDESSGYCSHLHSSLTQLVEKSLQWCASTEDGIDSQAQLTLIRDQTASAQTLLTRVEQSCEERVQEVSGQLKQQQEMVKEGLGSMKEQTSLDQNTLEHHQTELKAHLEDGLSRVHSFLSDELLQDVPTGATPRRREFVYPRLLAKSKSRAELLENLCHKQEELQTALFQCDALEEEKQVDQDSLEDEVSGYGYVTEPPYIDENLMCYESGRVPFFKQKKTGKKEKSVNRSKMVDNDTQATPVRSKLPLRCQN